One stretch of Fictibacillus sp. b24 DNA includes these proteins:
- a CDS encoding carbohydrate ABC transporter permease yields the protein MQTKIQQVNKYYLKTKRMFLGMQGTDGLLYKLLIYGLLVGIGFVYLYPLLYMGVYSFKSLDDLLNPLVNWIPTQFYTGNYEQANKVLNFFSTLMETLYVTVLPALAQTAVAAVVGYGLARFDFRGKKIMFVLVLATFIIPPQVTLIPRYIFFNELNILGSLSAFLLPATFGQGLNSAIFILIFYQFFRAVPKALEEAAQLDGAGHFRIFFTIALPMALPAIIISFLFSFVWYWNETYLAAIYFGDALTTLPLQLQKFVATYQQMFPAEMGVSGGNQLNEGIKMAGTVLSILPLLIVYFITQRWFVEGVDRSGITGE from the coding sequence GTGCAAACCAAAATACAGCAAGTGAACAAGTATTACTTAAAAACAAAACGCATGTTTTTGGGCATGCAGGGGACAGATGGTCTTCTTTACAAGCTCTTGATCTACGGACTCTTGGTGGGGATCGGATTCGTGTATCTCTATCCGCTTCTCTACATGGGTGTGTACAGCTTTAAAAGTTTGGATGATCTGTTGAACCCGCTGGTTAACTGGATTCCAACACAGTTTTATACAGGAAACTATGAGCAGGCAAATAAGGTTCTGAACTTTTTCTCAACATTGATGGAAACGTTGTATGTGACTGTTCTTCCTGCATTGGCGCAGACAGCAGTCGCAGCAGTTGTCGGATATGGACTCGCTCGGTTTGATTTTCGCGGTAAAAAGATCATGTTCGTACTTGTGCTCGCAACGTTTATCATTCCGCCGCAGGTGACGCTTATTCCAAGGTACATCTTCTTTAATGAGCTGAACATTCTCGGCAGTTTGAGTGCGTTCTTGCTTCCGGCAACGTTCGGACAAGGGTTGAACAGCGCAATCTTTATCTTGATTTTTTATCAGTTTTTTAGAGCCGTACCAAAAGCTTTGGAAGAAGCAGCTCAGCTTGACGGCGCAGGGCATTTTCGAATCTTCTTCACGATAGCACTACCGATGGCATTGCCTGCGATCATCATCTCGTTTTTGTTCTCATTCGTTTGGTATTGGAACGAGACGTACTTGGCCGCAATCTATTTTGGAGATGCATTAACAACTCTACCGCTGCAGCTGCAGAAGTTCGTTGCGACGTATCAGCAGATGTTCCCGGCTGAGATGGGAGTGAGTGGCGGCAACCAGTTGAACGAAGGAATTAAGATGGCAGGAACCGTTCTGTCGATCCTTCCATTATTAATCGTGTACTTTATCACGCAGCGTTGGTTTGTTGAAGGTGTAGACCGTTCGGGGATTACGGGGGAGTAA
- a CDS encoding YIP1 family protein gives MKRIAQFVALLVFLLVPISSIASASVPYQTETLSADGQTIETQTAYTPVGTLLPDVEIMSPEDIFSDTKGNLYIADSGAKKILVADKNGKFLREIGKGVLKSPTGVYVDENEKIFVADYEEEKVFRFSQDGKVEEQYGKPDSPLFGKSSSFKPQKVAVDRRGSIYVISEGSTNGIIQLSKDGGFLGYYGVNSTEGSFGTFLQKLLTSESKKANMFMKTPPAPDNIALDDQGLVYSVTEGTTNEVIKKLNVAGKNMLFPDISDEKSLQDIAVDPDGNMFVVSSTGEIYEYDSFGNLLFIFGGKDDGTNRLGLFKQPTGITIDPDGRLYVTDKERGMIQVFESTAFSKQVHEGIALFKEGRYVESQKYWEEVLEMNSSFGLAHSAMGSAYYKQQDYDKALEEYQFANDVYGYSDSFWEVRHAWMQENLETVLFALIFFAILYYVVKVIDKKKGILDQPRRRIGAIKKQRLIGELLFLFKFFRHPIDSFYYLKKKRYASILSATILYVILIVEYIYSRFYTGFIFKTVSNDANLVGELLLLLVPLALFIVVNYLVSTINDGEGRFKDIYIGTIYSLAPFLVFSPILTLLSNVLTYNEAFIYVFSIRIIYLWCLIILFIMLKEIHNYTFSDTIRNIFVTLFGMVIMLLVVFIVFVLIDQVYDFVYSIIKEAVLRV, from the coding sequence ATGAAGCGCATTGCCCAATTTGTAGCATTATTGGTATTCCTGCTTGTTCCGATCTCATCTATCGCTTCTGCTTCTGTCCCTTATCAGACAGAAACGTTATCAGCAGACGGTCAGACGATCGAAACACAGACTGCTTACACACCGGTCGGCACATTGTTACCAGACGTTGAGATCATGAGCCCGGAAGATATTTTCTCTGATACAAAAGGAAACCTTTATATCGCGGATTCTGGTGCCAAGAAGATTCTAGTCGCTGACAAGAACGGGAAATTTTTACGCGAGATCGGAAAAGGTGTTCTTAAATCACCAACTGGCGTCTATGTGGACGAAAATGAAAAAATCTTTGTAGCGGATTATGAAGAAGAAAAGGTATTCCGCTTTTCACAAGACGGCAAGGTCGAAGAGCAATATGGAAAGCCAGATTCACCGCTTTTCGGTAAAAGCTCTTCTTTTAAACCACAAAAAGTAGCGGTTGACCGTCGCGGCAGCATCTATGTGATCAGTGAAGGGTCAACGAACGGAATCATTCAGCTTAGTAAGGATGGCGGGTTTCTCGGTTATTACGGCGTAAACAGCACAGAAGGATCGTTTGGCACGTTTTTGCAGAAGCTTCTCACATCAGAGAGCAAAAAAGCAAATATGTTCATGAAGACACCTCCCGCGCCAGACAACATCGCGCTTGATGATCAAGGTCTCGTCTATTCCGTAACAGAAGGAACGACGAACGAAGTCATCAAAAAGCTGAACGTTGCCGGCAAGAACATGCTGTTTCCGGATATCTCAGATGAGAAGTCACTGCAAGATATCGCGGTCGATCCTGACGGAAACATGTTCGTCGTATCAAGCACCGGAGAGATCTATGAATATGATAGCTTCGGAAATTTACTATTCATCTTCGGCGGTAAAGACGACGGGACGAATCGTCTTGGGTTGTTCAAGCAGCCGACAGGCATCACGATCGATCCTGACGGGAGACTGTACGTTACAGACAAAGAACGCGGCATGATCCAAGTCTTTGAATCTACTGCTTTCTCAAAACAAGTGCATGAAGGAATCGCGCTTTTTAAAGAAGGCCGTTATGTAGAGAGTCAGAAGTATTGGGAAGAAGTGCTGGAGATGAACTCTTCGTTCGGTCTTGCGCATTCTGCCATGGGTTCTGCTTACTACAAACAGCAAGACTATGATAAGGCGTTAGAAGAATATCAGTTTGCTAACGACGTGTACGGTTATTCCGACTCGTTCTGGGAAGTCCGTCACGCGTGGATGCAAGAGAACCTGGAAACGGTGTTATTCGCGTTAATTTTCTTCGCCATTTTGTACTATGTCGTAAAAGTGATCGACAAAAAGAAAGGTATCTTGGATCAGCCTCGCAGAAGGATCGGAGCGATTAAGAAACAGAGATTGATAGGAGAACTGCTCTTCCTGTTCAAGTTCTTCCGTCATCCGATCGATAGTTTTTATTATCTGAAAAAGAAACGATACGCGTCGATCCTGTCAGCGACGATCCTATATGTAATCTTAATCGTCGAGTATATTTACAGCCGGTTTTATACCGGATTTATCTTTAAAACGGTGAGCAACGATGCGAACTTAGTCGGCGAGCTTCTCTTATTACTCGTACCGCTCGCACTGTTCATTGTGGTGAACTATCTCGTTAGTACAATTAACGATGGTGAAGGAAGGTTCAAGGACATCTATATCGGAACGATCTATTCGCTCGCTCCGTTCCTTGTGTTCAGTCCGATTCTGACCCTTTTATCGAACGTGCTCACATACAATGAAGCGTTTATTTATGTTTTCTCGATCCGCATCATCTACTTATGGTGTCTGATCATCCTTTTCATCATGCTAAAAGAGATTCATAACTACACGTTCTCAGACACGATCCGAAACATCTTCGTCACGCTGTTCGGAATGGTGATCATGCTTCTTGTTGTGTTCATCGTGTTCGTGTTGATCGACCAAGTGTACGATTTTGTTTATTCCATCATAAAGGAGGCTGTTCTTCGTGTATAA
- a CDS encoding glucoamylase family protein, with translation MDTQKLLDLEAKGCFDFFWNEANTDKNSPGYGLILDQSANKKVASIASNGFGLTAIIIGIERGWITKEEGYERTKGTLETFLNNVEHASGFFYHFLNMQTAKKNEEWYDCASIIDTGIFLCGAVTSAEYFGGEIAELFEKIYARIDWNVYYDEPVNQFFMGYNPETGGFHHWDMYAEQMMTYVLGVASPTHPVPAKIYEGFERRKGTYKDYEYIHAPGNAMFVHQYSHAFIDFRNIVDGDGINWFENSVKASLANRAFCKEKSSEFKTYHENAWGLTACASPTGYRVPGAPPYYEGCTPELEGTIAPTGAGGSIVFTPEESISAMKYFYEEHPKLWGEYGFQDSYNLDVTPAWYADHVIGIDKGITLLMIENYQSGLVWDLFMKNKYVKQGADLLGWKKTEGSPAK, from the coding sequence ATGGATACACAGAAACTATTGGACCTTGAAGCAAAAGGATGCTTTGATTTTTTTTGGAACGAAGCAAACACGGATAAAAATAGCCCGGGATATGGGTTGATCCTGGATCAGTCAGCGAATAAAAAAGTAGCAAGTATCGCATCAAACGGGTTCGGTCTTACTGCGATCATCATCGGGATTGAGCGTGGCTGGATCACGAAAGAAGAAGGCTACGAACGAACGAAAGGTACGCTAGAGACATTTCTGAACAACGTGGAACATGCGAGCGGCTTCTTTTACCACTTCTTAAACATGCAAACAGCGAAGAAAAACGAAGAGTGGTACGATTGTGCGTCGATCATCGATACCGGAATCTTTTTGTGTGGTGCCGTAACATCTGCTGAATACTTTGGCGGAGAGATCGCGGAACTGTTCGAGAAAATCTATGCTCGCATCGACTGGAATGTATACTATGATGAGCCGGTCAATCAGTTCTTCATGGGCTATAACCCAGAAACAGGCGGTTTCCACCATTGGGACATGTACGCAGAACAGATGATGACATACGTACTCGGCGTGGCTTCACCTACCCATCCGGTTCCTGCAAAAATTTATGAAGGGTTTGAACGCAGAAAAGGAACGTACAAAGATTACGAGTACATCCATGCACCAGGAAACGCGATGTTCGTTCACCAATATTCGCATGCGTTCATCGATTTTAGAAATATCGTCGACGGAGACGGAATCAACTGGTTCGAGAACTCGGTAAAAGCATCCCTTGCGAACCGTGCGTTTTGTAAAGAAAAATCGAGTGAGTTCAAGACGTATCACGAGAACGCGTGGGGATTAACAGCTTGTGCAAGTCCTACCGGCTACCGTGTTCCAGGTGCTCCTCCTTATTACGAAGGGTGTACGCCTGAGCTTGAAGGTACGATCGCCCCAACAGGAGCTGGGGGTTCAATCGTGTTTACGCCAGAAGAGTCGATCTCAGCGATGAAGTACTTTTATGAAGAACATCCAAAGCTTTGGGGTGAGTATGGTTTTCAAGATTCTTATAACCTGGATGTAACCCCAGCATGGTATGCAGACCATGTCATCGGAATCGACAAGGGTATCACGCTTCTCATGATCGAAAACTATCAATCAGGTCTCGTGTGGGATCTGTTTATGAAAAACAAGTATGTGAAACAAGGTGCTGACCTGTTAGGTTGGAAAAAGACAGAAGGAAGTCCGGCAAAATGA
- a CDS encoding carbohydrate ABC transporter permease — MKRLSNNRNLTGLLFVSPWIIGFLIFTAFPLLYSLFLSFQEVKITTDGIKTNFVSFGNYEYAFSVDGTFVDRVLKYLEEMVISVPIIIVFSLIIALLLNQKIKFRGLFRTIFFLPVIIASGPVIKELIDQGITTIPSIEQYAIYQALSDNPDGFFNGILLYLIKNLIVILWYSGVQILIFLAALQKMDKQIFEAAKIDGASNWEFFWKITLPSLTPMIIVNLIYTIVTYSVFSLNPIIEHIQKNMFKVDTGYGYASALSWIYFLIIAAALAIAVGVMTVKRKKKYT; from the coding sequence ATGAAACGACTAAGCAACAATAGAAACCTTACAGGATTGCTGTTTGTTTCACCATGGATTATCGGCTTTCTCATCTTTACCGCGTTTCCGCTTCTATACTCGCTCTTTTTAAGCTTTCAGGAAGTGAAGATCACGACAGATGGCATCAAAACGAACTTTGTAAGCTTTGGAAACTATGAATATGCGTTTTCGGTAGACGGAACATTCGTAGACCGCGTCCTAAAATATCTAGAAGAGATGGTCATCTCGGTTCCGATTATCATCGTCTTTTCATTGATTATCGCCCTTTTGTTGAACCAAAAGATTAAGTTCCGCGGATTGTTCCGTACGATTTTCTTCCTTCCCGTTATCATCGCGAGCGGACCGGTGATCAAAGAGCTGATCGATCAAGGAATCACGACGATTCCTTCTATTGAACAGTACGCGATCTACCAGGCGTTAAGTGATAACCCGGATGGTTTCTTTAACGGAATCCTTCTATATCTGATAAAAAACCTGATCGTAATCCTATGGTATTCAGGCGTGCAGATTTTAATTTTCTTAGCTGCTCTTCAAAAGATGGACAAGCAGATCTTTGAAGCAGCGAAGATCGACGGTGCGAGCAACTGGGAGTTCTTTTGGAAGATCACACTGCCAAGCCTAACGCCGATGATCATCGTTAACTTGATCTACACGATCGTGACGTATTCGGTATTCTCGTTGAATCCGATCATCGAACATATTCAGAAAAACATGTTTAAAGTAGACACAGGTTATGGCTATGCCTCAGCACTATCTTGGATCTACTTCCTAATCATCGCGGCAGCGCTTGCGATCGCTGTTGGTGTGATGACGGTAAAAAGAAAGAAAAAATACACCTAA
- a CDS encoding carbohydrate ABC transporter permease produces MSAFQGTRMNPSKFHRSQLKFLAFLIPLAIFMALPIVYIFFHAFKPIDELFAYPPRFFVDNPTFQNFVDLFTKTNDTGVPMSRFLFNSVVITLIVVVLTVIISTMAGYALSKKNFRMKKAIFEINTLALMFVPAAVMIPRYLLIDELGLINTFLVHILPLLAMPIGLFLVKQFIDQIPDELLEAARLDGASDFQIFVRIIIPLVKPAIATIAILSFQLVWNSVESSSLYVNDEGLKTFSFYMSTLTSTVEGNNVAGQGLAAAASLIMFVPNLIIFIILQSQVMNTMAHSGIK; encoded by the coding sequence ATGTCAGCCTTTCAAGGGACAAGAATGAACCCGTCAAAGTTTCATAGAAGTCAGCTGAAGTTTCTTGCATTTTTAATTCCACTGGCTATCTTTATGGCTTTGCCAATCGTCTATATATTCTTTCATGCGTTCAAACCGATCGACGAACTGTTCGCGTATCCACCGCGCTTTTTTGTAGATAACCCGACATTTCAAAACTTTGTAGACCTTTTTACAAAGACGAACGATACCGGTGTTCCGATGTCGCGCTTTTTGTTCAACTCTGTTGTGATTACGCTTATCGTTGTCGTTCTGACCGTTATCATCAGCACGATGGCAGGCTACGCGCTATCTAAGAAAAATTTTAGAATGAAAAAAGCGATCTTTGAGATCAACACGTTAGCGCTCATGTTCGTACCGGCAGCGGTTATGATTCCGCGTTACCTGTTGATCGACGAACTTGGCTTGATCAATACGTTTTTGGTTCATATCCTACCGTTACTCGCGATGCCGATCGGTCTGTTTCTCGTCAAACAGTTCATCGATCAGATACCGGATGAACTGCTTGAAGCGGCAAGGCTAGACGGAGCATCTGATTTTCAGATTTTCGTACGAATCATCATACCGCTCGTCAAACCAGCGATCGCTACCATTGCGATTCTATCGTTCCAGCTCGTTTGGAACAGCGTTGAGAGCTCGTCGCTTTATGTGAACGACGAAGGACTGAAGACGTTCTCGTTCTACATGTCGACGTTAACTTCAACCGTTGAAGGAAACAACGTAGCAGGACAAGGACTCGCAGCGGCGGCTTCCTTGATCATGTTCGTACCAAATCTAATCATTTTTATAATTCTGCAGAGCCAGGTGATGAACACGATGGCCCACTCAGGAATCAAGTAA
- a CDS encoding beta-galactosidase, whose amino-acid sequence MIDIKNKQIIIDGKPVLITCGEIHYYRLDKSDWQDRLDKLKETGCNAVATYVPWLWHEPVEGQFDFTGKTRPETDLAGFIDLCTENGFYFFVRPGPFIMAEMKNEGLPYWVYEKHPEIIPVGWDGSEPTTPTVDYLAPGFLQEVRKYYEKVMEVVTPRIYPNGGKIIAFQLDNEIGMLSWVSNTPDLTDNVLNDFSNWLCERYGDNVSDRYPFSLEESAERNAAFRSPKEEYAAQLLKDLGYYMRYRFAKYISILREYAEEFGVKDIPFVVNIHGTGGGRGFTYPIGISQLYETYNQAPGYISGSDIYFGDLDMKTFQDLYIINGLMEAVHNEDQPLTSVEFNCGDGNFGETLGERYDPSAADFKFRMCLAQGNRLINYYLFAGGKNTRLDTLVDDGNDRIASTGERHGFAAPIGPEGDYNYTFPRMSRVNQSVMAVSDKLAQMDEERDDVSFAFIPDYYMTEYRYPKSEVMREILSNIEANRGAGAWEIMGRAMLLNGYRFTAVDVQNKPLDVTKTPVLALPSARYMDSAIQQKLVNYLNDGGKILLYGEVSLFDMEGKECTILADALGVTSKGYHRDRYKNYLSIYGDNWASGQPEIRSGFAQGFEVAEGVTPILRVYGSNDVCGFESEVGNGCAIVVAGSYRCDLPFFKKALERLGSRAKLTNDCHYHGIFMTSTSNVDGERFIHLLNLDGFDKEFTIYEDGEALFGGRKLLLQSKDGVMLPVNLAVGNAKIAYATAEITGVSADHIDFRLTQVEDVIAFDSGTKILPSEDYVIEENNELTLVRSKKHAKVDDQLRILVG is encoded by the coding sequence ATGATTGATATTAAGAACAAACAGATCATCATCGACGGTAAGCCCGTTCTGATCACGTGCGGTGAGATTCATTACTACCGTCTTGATAAAAGTGATTGGCAAGACCGGTTGGACAAGTTAAAAGAAACAGGATGTAACGCCGTGGCCACTTATGTGCCTTGGCTTTGGCATGAGCCGGTCGAAGGGCAGTTTGATTTTACGGGTAAAACACGTCCTGAAACAGACCTTGCCGGGTTCATCGACCTGTGTACGGAAAACGGCTTTTATTTCTTCGTTCGCCCAGGTCCATTTATCATGGCCGAGATGAAAAATGAAGGACTGCCATATTGGGTGTACGAAAAGCATCCTGAAATCATTCCGGTAGGCTGGGACGGGAGCGAGCCAACCACGCCGACCGTGGATTATCTCGCACCAGGATTTTTACAAGAAGTTCGTAAGTATTATGAAAAAGTGATGGAAGTTGTCACGCCGCGCATCTATCCGAACGGCGGAAAAATCATTGCGTTTCAGCTTGATAACGAGATCGGAATGCTGTCCTGGGTGAGCAACACACCCGATTTGACAGACAATGTGCTGAACGATTTCTCAAATTGGTTGTGCGAACGATACGGCGATAACGTTTCTGATCGCTATCCGTTTTCGTTGGAAGAAAGTGCTGAGCGAAATGCTGCATTCCGTTCTCCGAAAGAAGAGTATGCGGCACAGCTGTTAAAAGATCTTGGCTATTACATGCGCTATCGATTCGCAAAATATATCTCGATTTTAAGAGAGTACGCAGAAGAGTTCGGGGTGAAAGACATTCCGTTCGTCGTAAACATCCACGGAACAGGTGGAGGACGAGGCTTCACGTATCCGATCGGAATCAGTCAGCTTTATGAAACGTATAACCAAGCACCTGGATACATCTCTGGCTCTGATATTTATTTTGGCGATCTTGACATGAAAACGTTTCAAGATCTCTATATCATCAACGGTCTGATGGAAGCCGTTCATAACGAAGATCAACCGTTAACGTCTGTTGAGTTCAACTGTGGTGACGGAAACTTTGGTGAGACGCTAGGTGAGCGCTATGATCCATCAGCGGCAGATTTTAAATTTAGAATGTGTCTTGCTCAAGGAAACCGACTGATCAACTATTATCTGTTTGCCGGCGGGAAAAATACTAGGCTCGATACGCTAGTTGACGACGGAAACGACCGCATCGCCTCAACAGGTGAACGCCATGGTTTTGCGGCACCAATCGGTCCAGAAGGCGACTACAACTATACGTTCCCGCGCATGTCACGCGTGAACCAAAGTGTGATGGCAGTAAGTGATAAGCTTGCGCAAATGGACGAAGAGCGTGATGATGTATCGTTCGCGTTCATTCCGGACTATTACATGACAGAATATCGGTATCCGAAGAGTGAAGTGATGCGAGAGATCCTCTCGAACATCGAGGCAAACCGCGGTGCTGGTGCTTGGGAGATCATGGGTCGTGCAATGTTGCTCAACGGTTATCGGTTTACAGCGGTTGATGTTCAGAACAAACCGCTTGATGTGACAAAAACACCCGTCCTCGCGTTACCGTCTGCTCGTTATATGGACAGTGCGATTCAGCAGAAGCTCGTAAACTATTTAAACGATGGCGGAAAAATTCTTCTATATGGTGAGGTTTCACTTTTTGATATGGAAGGGAAGGAATGTACGATTCTAGCGGATGCGCTTGGAGTAACAAGCAAGGGTTATCACCGTGACCGCTACAAAAACTATCTTTCTATTTATGGAGACAATTGGGCGTCGGGGCAGCCAGAGATTCGATCTGGTTTTGCGCAAGGGTTTGAAGTAGCAGAAGGTGTGACTCCGATTTTACGAGTGTACGGATCAAATGATGTGTGCGGTTTTGAATCTGAGGTCGGTAACGGGTGTGCAATCGTTGTAGCAGGATCTTACCGTTGCGATCTGCCGTTCTTTAAAAAAGCGCTTGAACGATTGGGTTCACGTGCGAAGCTCACTAACGACTGTCATTATCACGGAATCTTTATGACCTCTACCTCTAATGTTGACGGTGAACGGTTCATCCATCTTCTGAACCTGGATGGATTTGATAAGGAATTCACCATTTATGAAGATGGAGAAGCGTTGTTTGGTGGAAGGAAACTGTTGTTGCAGAGCAAGGACGGTGTGATGCTGCCTGTGAATCTAGCAGTAGGCAACGCGAAGATAGCTTACGCGACAGCAGAGATTACAGGTGTGAGTGCGGATCATATTGATTTCCGCTTAACACAGGTGGAAGATGTGATCGCGTTTGATAGTGGAACGAAGATTTTACCGAGTGAAGATTATGTAATTGAAGAAAATAATGAGTTGACGCTCGTTCGCAGCAAGAAACACGCAAAAGTGGATGATCAGTTGCGGATTTTGGTGGGATAG
- a CDS encoding DUF5696 domain-containing protein: MYKKISIALLTLLVPISVFAAQDDKKSTEQPPVPTESSQNVMKYTSSSFTKPEKENGAPIKQKNSFEGFEKAAENNNLALYVNEETLAIKVENKKTKYVWNSGLDSPDQYRLNKTWEQMAQSAITVDYMDRRGKVKTESITTNDSRPRVKMNDKGFTASLYMNQSKLEFEVNVELQENDLVVTIPENEIKENKYTKLISMRVYPFLGAVNKSEINGYMFIPDGSGALIRYEKNGTKADAPFTGSIYGDDEAFLKTKVKKEEEEKVTPVEQIKMPVFGTVHGVKQNGFLAVIEEGYTHGDILAYPSGVSTDFNWISSEFHFRKEYYQPTSKNMKGLNVYQKTKNPFGVKLRYMFLQEDDADYVGMAKAFQNYLSETKQLEKKDDQTGVRLEFLGGEVKEGLLWDSVLPMTKVTDIPSMTSELKKDIDDLFVVYKGWSEGGLTGTLPQKFPFESKLGNSDDVKDTIDSLKKDNIPLYFYSDYTKAYDGASGYSGSKDVAKKISAETISHSEDKKTLYYLSPEKSLAIAKEDVKDFKEQGISNVAIDTSGYTLFSDFSGKKSSERNQTIKTYQKLFGTLNKEVGNVALYEPNTYLWNQTDRYLDIPMNASNYVFETDTVPFMQIVLKGYMPYYAPFSNFQSDSEDQMLRMIEYGAYPSYLLTKEASHLLAKTASSDVYTSEYSIWKEKILYQYENIKKSLGEVEGEEIVSRNVPQTGIVEVEYSNGKVIIVNYTNASYKRNGMEVGAKDFAVTEGGGSDETTKQQ; this comes from the coding sequence GTGTATAAAAAGATAAGTATCGCGCTTCTTACCTTGCTCGTACCGATCTCTGTATTCGCCGCGCAAGATGATAAGAAAAGTACCGAGCAGCCTCCCGTACCAACGGAAAGTAGTCAAAACGTGATGAAGTATACGTCTTCATCGTTTACGAAGCCTGAGAAAGAGAATGGTGCTCCGATCAAACAGAAAAACTCGTTTGAAGGTTTTGAAAAAGCAGCCGAGAACAATAATCTTGCTCTTTATGTGAACGAAGAAACGCTCGCAATCAAGGTAGAAAACAAAAAAACGAAATACGTCTGGAACTCCGGACTCGATAGCCCCGATCAGTACCGACTGAACAAAACGTGGGAACAGATGGCTCAATCAGCGATAACCGTTGATTATATGGATCGACGCGGGAAGGTGAAAACCGAGAGTATTACGACGAACGATTCTAGACCACGTGTGAAGATGAACGATAAAGGGTTCACGGCCTCGCTTTACATGAATCAATCAAAATTAGAGTTTGAAGTGAACGTGGAACTTCAAGAAAATGACCTTGTTGTTACTATTCCTGAGAATGAGATCAAAGAAAACAAATACACAAAGCTCATCTCCATGCGCGTTTATCCGTTTTTAGGTGCTGTGAACAAGAGTGAGATTAACGGCTATATGTTCATACCAGACGGATCAGGTGCATTGATTCGTTATGAAAAGAACGGAACAAAAGCCGATGCGCCGTTTACGGGATCCATTTACGGTGATGATGAAGCCTTTTTGAAAACGAAAGTGAAGAAGGAAGAAGAAGAAAAAGTAACACCGGTTGAGCAGATCAAGATGCCAGTATTCGGAACGGTTCATGGTGTGAAGCAGAACGGATTTCTTGCCGTGATCGAAGAAGGCTACACACATGGTGACATTTTAGCGTATCCGTCAGGTGTTTCGACTGATTTTAACTGGATCTCTTCTGAATTCCATTTTAGAAAAGAATATTATCAGCCGACGAGTAAGAACATGAAGGGTCTAAACGTATATCAAAAAACAAAGAACCCGTTTGGCGTAAAGCTGAGATACATGTTCTTACAAGAAGATGACGCTGATTATGTAGGGATGGCCAAAGCGTTTCAAAACTATCTTTCTGAGACAAAACAGCTAGAAAAGAAAGATGATCAAACCGGTGTAAGACTTGAGTTTTTAGGTGGTGAAGTGAAGGAAGGTCTGTTGTGGGACTCTGTTCTGCCGATGACGAAAGTCACAGACATTCCAAGCATGACATCTGAGCTCAAAAAAGATATCGATGATTTGTTTGTCGTCTATAAAGGCTGGTCGGAAGGCGGCCTAACGGGCACATTGCCTCAGAAGTTTCCGTTTGAAAGTAAACTCGGAAACAGTGACGACGTAAAGGACACGATCGACAGTCTTAAAAAAGATAACATTCCGCTCTATTTTTATAGCGACTACACAAAAGCGTACGACGGAGCATCCGGCTATTCCGGCAGCAAAGACGTAGCGAAGAAGATCAGTGCCGAGACGATCTCACACAGTGAAGATAAGAAGACATTGTATTATCTATCACCAGAAAAATCTCTAGCGATCGCGAAAGAGGATGTAAAAGATTTTAAGGAACAAGGCATCTCAAACGTAGCGATCGATACGAGCGGATACACGTTGTTCTCTGACTTTAGCGGAAAAAAATCGAGCGAGCGAAATCAGACGATCAAAACGTATCAAAAGCTGTTCGGCACATTAAATAAAGAAGTGGGGAACGTCGCTCTTTATGAACCGAACACGTATCTATGGAATCAGACCGACCGCTATCTCGACATCCCGATGAACGCGTCTAACTACGTGTTTGAAACAGACACCGTACCTTTCATGCAGATCGTATTAAAAGGATACATGCCATACTACGCACCATTCTCGAACTTTCAGTCAGATTCAGAAGATCAGATGCTGCGCATGATTGAGTACGGGGCATATCCATCGTATCTTTTAACGAAAGAAGCGTCACATCTGCTCGCTAAAACTGCATCGAGTGACGTTTATACATCGGAATACTCGATCTGGAAAGAAAAGATTTTGTATCAGTACGAAAACATTAAGAAAAGTCTTGGTGAGGTAGAAGGCGAAGAGATCGTTAGCCGTAATGTGCCTCAAACAGGCATCGTGGAAGTAGAATACTCAAACGGAAAAGTGATCATCGTCAATTATACGAACGCTTCTTATAAACGAAACGGAATGGAAGTTGGAGCGAAAGATTTTGCGGTAACAGAGGGGGGCGGAAGCGATGAAACGACTAAGCAACAATAG